Proteins encoded in a region of the Spiroplasma endosymbiont of Amphimallon solstitiale genome:
- a CDS encoding IS256 family transposase, with the protein MAKKQNINNNDPISKAVDLLLENTEDLTTVFKEGGLYKELTKRLVEKMLNSEMQNYLGYEKNQHSNTENARNGTSLKKLITQQGKIEIDVPRDRNSDFTPVIVAKRQRRFDGFDQQVLSLYAKGMTLSDIRMQLQELYHGADISESVISQITDDVIDDVKAWQNRPLESVYPIVYFDCIVVKVRQDKRIINKSVYIALGVDLEGKKDVLGLWISENEGAKFWLANFTEMKNRGLNDILIACSDNLTGMSEAIQAVYPKTEHQLCIVHQIRNSLKYVSYKHRKTLVTDLKPIYSACSEEQAMQALESFESKWNKQYPQIAKSWYKNWENLMIFISYPAEIKRVIYTTNAIESVNSQLRKVIRNKKAFPNDMSVFKIFYLAIENITKKWTLPIQNWNTAIAHFMIKFEDRINLN; encoded by the coding sequence ATGGCTAAAAAACAAAATATTAATAATAATGATCCAATATCAAAAGCAGTAGATTTATTATTAGAAAATACTGAAGATTTAACAACAGTTTTTAAAGAAGGGGGTTTATATAAAGAATTAACAAAACGTTTAGTTGAAAAAATGTTGAATTCTGAAATGCAAAATTATTTAGGATATGAAAAAAATCAACATAGTAATACTGAAAATGCTCGTAATGGTACAAGTTTAAAAAAATTAATAACTCAACAAGGTAAAATTGAGATTGATGTACCAAGAGATCGCAATAGTGATTTTACTCCTGTAATAGTTGCAAAAAGACAGCGAAGATTTGATGGTTTTGATCAACAAGTGCTTTCACTATATGCAAAAGGTATGACTCTATCTGACATTAGAATGCAGTTACAAGAGTTATATCATGGTGCTGATATTAGTGAAAGTGTTATTAGTCAAATTACTGATGATGTTATTGATGATGTCAAAGCATGACAAAATCGACCATTAGAAAGCGTTTATCCGATTGTTTATTTTGATTGTATAGTAGTTAAAGTTCGACAAGATAAACGGATTATTAATAAATCAGTTTATATAGCATTAGGAGTTGATTTAGAAGGTAAAAAAGATGTTTTAGGCTTATGAATTAGTGAAAATGAAGGTGCTAAATTTTGATTAGCTAATTTCACAGAAATGAAAAATCGAGGCTTAAATGATATTTTGATTGCTTGTAGTGATAATTTAACAGGCATGTCAGAAGCAATACAAGCAGTTTATCCTAAAACAGAACATCAATTATGCATTGTTCATCAAATTCGAAATAGTTTAAAATATGTTTCATACAAACATCGAAAAACTCTAGTTACAGATTTAAAACCAATTTATAGTGCATGTAGTGAAGAACAAGCAATGCAAGCTTTAGAATCATTTGAAAGTAAATGAAATAAACAATATCCCCAAATTGCTAAATCTTGATATAAAAATTGAGAAAATTTGATGATTTTTATTAGTTATCCTGCAGAAATCAAAAGAGTAATTTATACAACAAATGCTATTGAATCTGTTAATAGTCAATTACGAAAAGTTATTAGAAACAAAAAAGCTTTTCCTAATGATATGTCAGTTTTTAAAATATTTTATTTAGCAATTGAAAATATAACAAAAAAATGAACATTGCCTATTCAAAATTGAAATACAGCAATTGCTCATTTTATGATAAAATTTGAAGACAGAATTAATCTGAACTAG
- a CDS encoding Mbov_0401 family ICE element transposase-like protein, translated as MSFNYLWTLKEATKRMYQSFRDDVKNQWEKTDWRILKERDRKYIPVKIKTRTRNTINGLVTYKCRDYKYYDEQLKKWVPICLLDEKLQLPKYKRTCQDIKNNVIEHFADGKRYIDILHTMKQTKFSTTSISRLFQEYQVSKLDVPKIKLELNQFIYISIDDGHRKFWKFKRNSGKYSMRLVLFCTDNVNHKLVNKRVDVIIRPTKTKIGVQKTAEFILEQGNRFFENFDQAKIIICGDSAEWIKDVANYLDAQFVLDKFHLVKKLYVGIIAGNKGKYFEEYNTCRNFIQNGQYDELIKYMNKILKNHKKLKKQYFKNNKQGIENQGAKWNIGTFAESNIWYILKEMLGNRTYSIDIYIKMVIFRCNLVNSKT; from the coding sequence ATGAGTTTTAATTATTTATGAACTTTAAAAGAAGCAACAAAAAGAATGTATCAATCATTTAGAGATGATGTAAAAAATCAATGAGAAAAAACAGATTGAAGAATCTTAAAAGAAAGAGATAGAAAATATATCCCCGTTAAAATTAAAACAAGAACTAGAAATACTATCAATGGTCTTGTTACTTATAAATGTCGTGATTATAAATATTATGATGAACAATTAAAAAAATGAGTTCCTATTTGTTTATTAGATGAAAAATTGCAATTACCTAAATACAAAAGGACTTGTCAAGATATCAAAAATAATGTTATTGAACATTTTGCAGATGGAAAAAGGTATATTGACATTTTACATACTATGAAACAAACAAAATTTAGCACAACAAGTATTAGTAGATTATTTCAAGAATATCAAGTTAGTAAATTAGATGTTCCTAAAATAAAATTAGAACTAAATCAATTTATTTATATTAGTATTGATGATGGACATCGAAAGTTTTGAAAATTTAAACGAAATTCTGGTAAATATTCAATGCGTTTAGTGTTATTTTGTACAGATAATGTTAATCATAAATTAGTTAATAAAAGAGTAGATGTAATAATAAGACCAACAAAAACTAAAATTGGAGTTCAAAAAACTGCTGAATTTATTTTAGAACAAGGAAATAGATTTTTTGAAAATTTTGACCAAGCAAAAATCATTATTTGTGGAGATAGTGCAGAATGAATTAAAGATGTTGCTAATTATTTAGATGCACAATTTGTTTTAGATAAATTCCATTTAGTTAAAAAGTTGTATGTAGGAATTATTGCTGGAAACAAAGGAAAATATTTTGAAGAATATAATACTTGTAGAAACTTTATTCAAAATGGTCAATATGATGAATTAATAAAGTATATGAATAAAATATTAAAAAATCATAAAAAATTAAAAAAACAATATTTTAAAAATAATAAACAAGGAATTGAAAATCAAGGTGCAAAATGAAATATTGGTACTTTTGCTGAAAGTAATATTTGATATATTTTAAAAGAAATGCTTGGTAATAGAACATATAGCATAGATATTTATATTAAAATGGTTATTTTTAGGTGTAATCTTGTGAATTCTAAAACATAA
- a CDS encoding IS30 family transposase, protein MYKYLTIESIIAIKEYKSYGFSIRKIAKAIDYSKSTVHRVCRLLNQNLLPLEILNKIQKNKQNAGRKLIILTLIEINTINHLLITKNYALDIIANFLKENKIKSISTKTLYNMFKTNRMGFDENNLLRKGKNKPHKQKETRGRINNCKSIHERNLIIPNIKNIEEFGHLEGDTIIGKDHKSSIITLADIWSKTTIPLATKNNKSENITKSIIKFISKLQKGTVKTITFDRGKEFSKWKLIEKNCNVKIYFADPGKPCQRGLNENNNGILRRYLPKSTDLSSYKQKDLNTIAFQINSTPRKSLSYKRPIDLIQLF, encoded by the coding sequence ATGTATAAGTATCTGACTATTGAATCAATAATAGCAATAAAAGAATATAAAAGTTATGGATTTTCGATTCGTAAAATAGCAAAAGCCATTGATTATAGTAAATCAACTGTACATAGAGTTTGTAGATTATTAAATCAAAACTTATTACCATTAGAAATATTGAATAAAATTCAAAAAAATAAACAAAATGCAGGTAGAAAATTAATAATTTTAACTTTAATAGAAATTAATACTATTAATCATTTGTTAATTACTAAAAATTATGCTCTTGATATAATTGCTAATTTTTTAAAGGAAAATAAAATAAAAAGTATTTCAACAAAAACTTTATATAACATGTTTAAAACAAATCGAATGGGTTTTGATGAAAATAACTTATTGAGAAAAGGAAAAAATAAACCTCACAAACAAAAAGAAACTAGGGGCAGAATTAATAATTGTAAGTCTATTCATGAAAGAAATTTAATCATTCCTAATATTAAAAATATAGAAGAATTTGGTCATTTAGAAGGTGATACTATCATTGGTAAAGATCATAAAAGTTCTATTATTACTTTAGCTGATATATGATCAAAAACCACAATTCCTTTAGCAACTAAAAATAATAAATCAGAAAATATTACAAAAAGTATAATAAAATTTATTTCAAAGTTACAAAAAGGAACAGTTAAAACTATTACTTTTGATCGTGGTAAAGAATTTAGTAAATGAAAATTAATCGAAAAAAATTGTAATGTTAAGATTTATTTTGCAGATCCTGGTAAACCTTGTCAAAGAGGTTTAAATGAAAATAATAATGGTATTTTAAGAAGATATTTACCAAAATCTACAGATCTATCTTCATATAAACAAAAAGATTTAAATACTATAGCATTTCAAATTAATTCTACACCCAGAAAATCACTATCTTATAAAAGACCAATAGATTTAATACAATTATTTTAA
- a CDS encoding transposase-like zinc-binding domain-containing protein gives MNKNTVKEILNNLSDKDFIEIFRENKTRIKQIEKKEKFEAVEQKFKEKGIQCPDCSSFLCTKYGSKDYKQRYKCKSCNITFHAFKNHYFYWSHLSHDQWDLLIQIATLGQSAYIISQFINTTNKTAWFNRQKFMKSTQLVKTQNQFVKLKARIEIDETFIKEIHKGNFKDPNDPRKQWIEENAKDLNCCIQMAIDENRNIYAQTTNTKRLNKKWVQENLTSKLIEENSIIVCDMQVLYDTVAKQTKSTIQQFKSKENKELNYKKLSNVSKIQSSLKEFITHYHGIGFTNIQNYLNLWKWKYQHYGLTPYQKSNVLYFSL, from the coding sequence ATGAATAAAAATACAGTAAAAGAAATTTTAAATAATTTGTCTGATAAAGATTTTATTGAGATTTTTAGAGAAAATAAAACTAGAATTAAACAAATTGAGAAAAAAGAAAAATTTGAAGCAGTCGAACAAAAATTCAAAGAGAAAGGGATTCAATGTCCAGATTGTAGTTCTTTTTTGTGTACTAAATATGGTAGTAAAGATTATAAGCAAAGATATAAATGTAAAAGTTGTAATATTACTTTTCATGCTTTTAAAAATCATTATTTTTATTGAAGTCATTTATCTCATGATCAATGAGATTTATTGATACAAATAGCTACTTTAGGTCAATCTGCTTACATTATTTCTCAATTTATTAATACTACAAATAAAACTGCCTGATTTAATCGTCAAAAATTTATGAAATCAACACAATTAGTAAAAACACAAAATCAATTTGTAAAATTAAAAGCTAGAATTGAAATTGACGAAACTTTTATCAAAGAAATTCATAAAGGAAACTTTAAAGATCCAAATGATCCAAGAAAACAATGAATTGAAGAAAATGCTAAAGATTTAAATTGTTGTATTCAAATGGCAATTGATGAAAACCGAAATATCTATGCTCAAACAACAAATACTAAAAGATTAAATAAAAAATGAGTACAAGAAAACTTAACATCGAAACTTATCGAAGAAAATTCAATTATAGTTTGTGATATGCAAGTATTATATGATACAGTAGCTAAACAAACTAAATCCACTATCCAGCAGTTTAAATCAAAAGAAAATAAAGAATTAAATTATAAAAAATTAAGTAATGTCAGTAAAATACAATCAAGTTTAAAAGAATTTATTACTCATTACCATGGCATTGGATTTACCAATATTCAAAATTACCTCAATTTATGGAAATGAAAATATCAACACTACGGATTAACCCCTTATCAAAAATCCAATGTGTTATATTTCAGTTTGTAA
- a CDS encoding 23S rRNA (pseudouridine(1915)-N(3))-methyltransferase RlmH, which translates to MINIKIVCIGQLSQTYWKSAAKDYLERIKKRTNIETKNIIESKLNSIPNNIKIETNKITEYISKNNDYQWFLLDLSGQLISSEELSQMINKNQIYQQGKIGFIIGGSNGVAQILKDNINLIKISFGKITLPHQLCYVVLLEQIYRSLQILNNQSYHK; encoded by the coding sequence ATGATAAATATTAAAATTGTTTGTATTGGCCAGTTGTCACAAACATATTGAAAATCAGCCGCCAAAGATTATTTAGAACGAATTAAAAAGCGAACTAATATTGAAACAAAAAATATTATCGAATCTAAATTAAATTCAATTCCTAATAATATTAAAATTGAAACCAATAAAATCACCGAATACATATCAAAGAATAATGATTATCAATGATTTTTATTAGATTTATCAGGACAATTAATAAGTAGTGAAGAATTATCACAGATGATTAATAAAAATCAAATTTATCAACAAGGTAAAATTGGTTTTATTATTGGTGGTAGTAATGGTGTAGCACAAATATTAAAAGACAATATTAATTTAATTAAAATTTCCTTTGGTAAAATAACATTACCTCATCAATTATGTTATGTTGTTTTATTAGAGCAAATATATCGCTCATTACAAATACTTAATAATCAAAGTTATCATAAGTAG
- a CDS encoding bifunctional folylpolyglutamate synthase/dihydrofolate synthase, translating to MNEEFFKKISKYSNKDCLKKLKIISPKYLNNNIKYIHVTGTNGKGSVSRLIFAILSQTSKQKIGLFTSPHIEFVNERIIVNDRMISNQDLVRIRDLIFDDIEYYQLGFFGILTLIALIYFQEQNVQWAIIEVGIGGKIDPTNIIDATYAIITSIGKDHQDRLGKTTSEILHQKLGIVKPTTKNLFISGNLNNKLKKQIDMEGYKPIYSPRLINQPYYQENKKLVLTVISKTFLEINIKQALKIINDTNIRLRFEKYQINDKTIYFDAAHNIDGIKALIKTLKINKIIPQQIIFSCLKNKYPQKLISCLKKVSDNIIICSNSNLNSITGEFFDYQKMIECSPHKIILITGSCYFLADVLNYLRTKKIIMIKKGGN from the coding sequence ATGAATGAAGAATTTTTTAAAAAAATATCTAAATATTCAAATAAAGATTGTTTAAAAAAATTAAAAATTATTAGTCCAAAGTATTTAAACAATAATATTAAGTATATTCATGTAACTGGAACAAATGGTAAAGGTTCAGTATCGCGTTTAATTTTTGCTATATTATCACAAACCTCAAAACAAAAAATTGGTTTGTTTACTTCTCCCCATATTGAGTTTGTCAATGAACGAATTATTGTTAATGATAGAATGATTAGTAATCAAGATTTAGTTCGTATTAGAGACTTGATTTTTGATGATATTGAATATTATCAATTAGGTTTTTTTGGTATTTTAACTTTAATTGCATTAATTTATTTTCAAGAACAAAATGTGCAATGAGCAATAATTGAAGTTGGGATTGGTGGAAAAATTGATCCTACAAATATCATTGATGCAACATATGCTATTATCACTTCAATTGGTAAAGATCATCAAGATAGACTTGGTAAAACTACATCTGAAATATTACATCAAAAATTGGGAATAGTAAAACCAACGACAAAAAATCTTTTTATTTCAGGTAATTTAAATAATAAATTAAAAAAGCAAATTGATATGGAAGGTTATAAACCTATATATTCTCCAAGATTAATCAACCAACCATACTATCAAGAAAATAAAAAATTAGTTTTAACAGTAATTTCAAAAACATTTTTAGAAATTAATATTAAACAAGCTTTAAAAATCATTAATGATACTAATATTAGATTACGATTTGAGAAATATCAAATTAATGATAAAACTATTTATTTTGATGCTGCTCATAATATTGATGGTATTAAAGCATTAATTAAAACGCTAAAAATTAATAAAATTATTCCTCAACAAATTATATTTTCTTGTTTAAAAAATAAATATCCACAAAAATTAATTAGTTGTTTAAAAAAAGTCTCAGATAATATTATTATTTGTAGTAATAGTAATTTAAATAGTATTACTGGTGAATTTTTTGATTATCAAAAAATGATTGAATGTAGCCCTCATAAAATAATTTTAATTACGGGTTCTTGTTATTTTTTAGCAGATGTTCTTAATTATTTAAGAACAAAGAAAATAATTATGATAAAAAAGGGTGGTAATTAA
- the cysS gene encoding cysteine--tRNA ligase encodes MIKIYDSFSQRLQLLAPNKKQVNMYLCGPTVYNYIHVGNIRGVLVFDVLHRLLIHQNYKINYVHNITDIDDKIIKKAADLKITEQQVNEKYTLAYYEDLEKLNIIFPTKLPKVSEYISKIIEFINKLIIKDYAYVTAGDVYFKVNKLKDYGSLAHKNIEDLIPNFRIKNLVTKENNLDFALWKSTTIGISWNSPWGKGRPGWHTECACFVEDLFNGQTIDLHGGGVDLKFPHHENERAQFVAANNKKMSNIWWHNGHVNIANEKMSKSLNNFILVKEFCQQHHPNVLRYLILNRDHQQPIDFNKETIENGLVSTKKYENVLKQWTYQIFINNIICNNNHHSIYYQQIIKNLSNNIDTTNTITLIENMIKKLNEALIKKNFNEEFQEIFYTFTFALKILGFDFKVGNYSEKIKNKIKIWEQLKKEKQYQEADKIRQELKDLNII; translated from the coding sequence ATGATTAAAATTTATGATAGTTTTTCACAAAGATTGCAGCTGCTTGCCCCTAATAAAAAGCAAGTTAATATGTATTTATGTGGTCCTACTGTTTATAACTATATTCATGTTGGTAATATTCGTGGTGTGCTTGTTTTTGATGTTTTACATCGTTTGTTAATTCATCAAAATTATAAAATAAATTATGTTCATAATATTACTGATATTGATGATAAAATTATTAAGAAAGCTGCGGATTTAAAAATAACAGAACAACAAGTTAATGAAAAATATACGTTAGCATATTATGAAGACTTAGAAAAATTAAATATTATTTTTCCTACAAAATTACCAAAAGTAAGTGAATATATTTCAAAGATTATTGAATTTATTAATAAATTAATTATTAAAGATTATGCATATGTTACTGCTGGTGATGTTTATTTTAAAGTTAATAAGTTAAAAGATTATGGAAGTTTGGCACATAAAAATATTGAAGATTTAATTCCAAATTTTAGAATTAAAAATTTAGTTACTAAAGAAAATAATCTAGATTTTGCTTTGTGAAAATCAACAACAATAGGTATTAGTTGAAATAGTCCGTGAGGAAAAGGAAGACCTGGTTGACATACTGAGTGTGCTTGTTTTGTTGAGGATTTATTTAATGGTCAAACTATTGATTTACATGGTGGTGGTGTTGATTTAAAATTTCCTCATCATGAAAATGAACGAGCTCAATTTGTTGCAGCTAATAATAAAAAAATGTCAAATATTTGATGACATAATGGTCATGTTAATATTGCTAATGAAAAAATGTCAAAATCTTTAAATAATTTTATTTTGGTTAAAGAATTTTGTCAGCAACATCACCCGAATGTATTGCGATATTTAATATTAAATCGTGATCATCAACAACCAATTGATTTTAATAAGGAAACAATTGAAAATGGATTAGTGTCAACAAAAAAATATGAAAATGTTTTAAAACAATGAACATATCAAATATTTATTAACAATATAATATGTAATAATAATCATCATTCAATTTATTATCAACAAATTATTAAAAATTTATCAAATAATATTGATACAACTAATACTATTACTTTAATTGAAAATATGATTAAAAAATTAAATGAAGCACTTATTAAAAAAAATTTTAATGAAGAATTTCAAGAAATTTTTTATACTTTTACCTTTGCTTTAAAAATATTAGGATTTGATTTTAAAGTTGGTAATTATTCTGAAAAAATTAAAAATAAAATTAAAATATGAGAACAACTAAAAAAAGAAAAACAATACCAAGAAGCTGATAAAATTCGTCAAGAATTAAAAGATTTGAATATTATTTAA
- a CDS encoding ankyrin repeat domain-containing protein has protein sequence MMNNNLEKVKLLVRNGVSINYVIKDGFTILMLAIKNNDLEIVKYLIDNNEIFIK, from the coding sequence ATTATGAATAATAACTTAGAAAAAGTTAAATTATTAGTTAGGAATGGTGTTAGTATAAATTATGTAATTAAAGATGGTTTCACTATTTTGATGTTAGCTATCAAAAATAATGATTTAGAGATAGTTAAGTATTTAATAGATAATAATGAAATCTTTATCAAGTAA
- a CDS encoding uracil-DNA glycosylase translates to MYNKTLFVDSSWLEFFQQEYKEAYFTKLLEDIKKEYQTYLCYPQWEEIFQAFKITPLSKVKVIILGQDPYHQPNQAHGLAFSVKTNTPLPPSLKNIFQELKNDLNIEKDNDGNLTTWAKQGVLLLNTTLTVRQSQPNSHLQYQWVTFTDHVLSFLNLNCTNLVFILWGKNARNKKMLIDTEKHFIIESAHPSPLSAYNGFFNSRPFSKTNNWLISKNKTPIKW, encoded by the coding sequence ATGTATAATAAAACTTTATTTGTTGATTCCTCATGATTAGAATTTTTTCAACAAGAATATAAAGAAGCATATTTTACTAAATTATTAGAAGATATTAAAAAGGAATATCAAACTTATCTTTGTTATCCTCAATGAGAAGAAATATTTCAAGCTTTTAAAATAACTCCTTTATCAAAGGTTAAAGTAATAATATTAGGTCAAGATCCCTATCATCAGCCAAATCAAGCTCATGGCTTAGCATTTAGTGTTAAAACAAATACTCCATTACCACCAAGTTTAAAAAACATTTTTCAAGAACTAAAAAATGATTTAAATATTGAAAAAGATAATGATGGTAATTTAACAACTTGAGCTAAACAGGGAGTTTTGCTTTTAAATACAACTTTAACTGTCAGACAAAGTCAACCTAATAGTCATTTACAATATCAATGAGTAACTTTTACTGATCATGTTTTATCATTTTTAAATTTAAACTGTACTAATCTTGTTTTTATTTTATGAGGTAAAAATGCAAGAAATAAAAAAATGCTAATTGATACAGAAAAACATTTTATTATTGAGAGTGCACATCCTTCACCTTTAAGTGCTTATAATGGTTTTTTTAATTCAAGACCATTTAGCAAAACTAATAATTGATTGATTTCAAAAAATAAAACTCCCATTAAGTGATAA
- the rlmB gene encoding 23S rRNA (guanosine(2251)-2'-O)-methyltransferase RlmB, which translates to MALQYIYGYHPIIAALSTSSLIKIKKVFLVQDKYQELKKNLKSVNIPYEIISLQAMNNLLGTTKHQNIAANVKDYQYFSFDELINIGSTSKFLRILILDRISDPHNFGSMLRIAAGNDFDGVIVLNRNQSEINGAVAKAAAGALSIIPICQVNNLTSAINNLQEKYKFWILAAAKTAKAIDYFTIDCSSNLALIIGNEGEGISPKLLKHTDYIVQIPISPKIESFNASVACGIIANYIYVETLKLS; encoded by the coding sequence ATGGCATTACAATATATTTATGGTTATCACCCTATTATTGCTGCATTATCAACATCATCATTAATAAAAATTAAAAAAGTTTTTTTAGTTCAAGATAAGTACCAAGAATTGAAAAAAAATTTAAAAAGTGTAAATATTCCTTATGAAATTATTAGTTTACAAGCAATGAATAATTTATTAGGTACTACTAAACATCAAAATATTGCTGCTAATGTTAAAGACTATCAATATTTTTCTTTTGATGAATTAATTAATATTGGTTCAACATCTAAATTTTTAAGAATTTTAATTTTAGATCGTATTTCTGATCCACATAATTTTGGTTCAATGTTAAGAATTGCAGCGGGTAATGACTTTGATGGTGTAATTGTTTTAAATCGTAATCAATCTGAAATAAATGGTGCAGTTGCAAAGGCTGCAGCCGGTGCTCTAAGTATTATTCCAATTTGTCAAGTTAATAATTTAACTTCCGCAATTAATAATTTACAAGAAAAATATAAATTTTGAATTTTGGCTGCTGCTAAAACAGCAAAAGCAATTGATTATTTTACTATTGATTGTAGTAGCAACTTAGCATTAATTATTGGTAATGAAGGTGAAGGAATAAGTCCAAAGTTATTAAAACATACCGATTATATTGTTCAAATACCAATAAGTCCAAAAATAGAATCATTTAATGCTAGCGTTGCTTGTGGTATTATTGCAAACTATATTTACGTTGAAACGTTAAAATTATCGTAA
- a CDS encoding transposase-like zinc-binding domain-containing protein has translation MNKNTVKEILNNLSDKDFIEIFRENKTRIKQIEKKEKFEAVEQKFKEKGIQCPDCSSFLCTKYGSKDYKQRYKCKSCNITFHAFKNHYFYWSHLSHDQWDLLIQIATLGQSAYIISQFINTTNKTAWFNRQKFMKSTQLVKTQNQFVKLKARIEVDETFIKEIHKGNFKDPNDPRKQWIEENAKDLNCCIQMAIDENRNIYAQTTNTKRLNKKWVQENLTSKLIEENSIIVCDMQVLYDTVAKQTKSTIQQFKSKENKELNYKKLSNVSKIQSSLKEFITHYHGIGFTNIQNYLNLWKWKYQHYGLTPYQKSNVLYFSL, from the coding sequence ATGAATAAAAATACAGTAAAAGAAATTTTAAATAATTTGTCTGATAAAGATTTTATTGAGATTTTTAGAGAAAATAAAACTAGAATTAAACAAATTGAGAAAAAAGAAAAATTTGAAGCAGTCGAACAAAAATTCAAAGAGAAAGGGATTCAATGTCCAGATTGTAGTTCTTTTTTGTGTACTAAATATGGTAGTAAAGATTATAAGCAAAGATATAAATGTAAAAGTTGTAATATTACTTTTCATGCTTTTAAAAATCATTATTTTTATTGAAGTCATTTATCTCATGATCAATGAGATTTATTGATACAAATAGCTACTTTAGGTCAATCTGCTTACATTATTTCTCAATTTATTAATACTACAAATAAAACTGCCTGATTTAATCGTCAAAAATTTATGAAATCAACACAATTAGTAAAAACACAAAATCAATTTGTAAAATTAAAAGCTAGAATTGAAGTTGACGAAACTTTTATCAAAGAAATTCATAAAGGAAACTTTAAAGATCCAAATGATCCAAGAAAACAATGAATTGAAGAAAATGCTAAAGATTTAAATTGTTGTATTCAAATGGCAATTGATGAAAACCGAAATATCTATGCTCAAACAACAAATACTAAAAGATTAAATAAAAAATGAGTACAAGAAAACTTAACATCGAAACTTATCGAAGAAAATTCAATTATAGTTTGTGATATGCAAGTATTATATGATACAGTAGCTAAACAAACTAAATCCACTATCCAGCAGTTTAAATCAAAAGAAAATAAAGAATTAAATTATAAAAAATTAAGTAATGTCAGTAAAATACAATCAAGTTTAAAAGAATTTATTACTCATTACCATGGCATTGGATTTACCAATATTCAAAATTACCTCAATTTATGGAAATGAAAATATCAACACTACGGATTAACCCCTTATCAAAAATCCAATGTGTTATATTTCAGTTTGTAA